A single window of Solanum dulcamara chromosome 5, daSolDulc1.2, whole genome shotgun sequence DNA harbors:
- the LOC129890153 gene encoding abscisic acid receptor PYL3-like, producing MVSIMNVERKISSEDECIRRHHRHDVRDNQCSSSLVKHIKAPVHLVWSLVRRFDQPQRYKPFVSRCIVQGDLEIGSVREVNVKSGLPATTSKERLELLDDDKHIFGVKIVGGDHRLRNYSSIITVHPEVIDGRPGTMVVESFVVDIPDGNTKDETCYFVEALIRCNLKSLADVSERLAVQGHMEPIDRM from the exons ATGGTCAGCATAATGAACGTTGAGAGAAAGATTAGTAGTGAAGATGAGTGTATTAGGAGACATCATAGACATGATGTTAGAGATAATCAGTGTAGTTCATCACTTGTAAAGCATATTAAAGCTCCTGTTCATCTT GTTTGGTCATTAGTGAGGAGGTTTGATCAACCACAAAGGTACAAACCATTTGTTAGCAGGTGCATCGTGCAAGGGGACCTTGAAATCGGAAGTGTTAGAGAAGTGAATGTTAAGTCCGGACTCCCAGCTACCACAAGCAAGGAGAGGTTAGAGCTTCTAGATGATGACAAGCACATCTTTGGTGTAAAGATTGTGGGTGGAGATCACAGGCTTAGG AACTACTCATCAATTATCACTGTTCACCCAGAGGTCATTGACGGAAGGCCTGGAACAATGGTAGTCGAGTCATTCGTGGTGGATATACCAGATGGGAATACTAAGGATGAAACATGCTACTTTGTCGAGGCCCTCATCCGGTGTAACCTCAAATCACTAGCTGATGTGTCAGAGCGCTTAGCCGTGCAGGGCCATATGGAGCCTATCGACAGAATGTAG